A window of Pseudodesulfovibrio hydrargyri contains these coding sequences:
- a CDS encoding DUF4405 domain-containing protein: MFRKITSLTALLSFLVTTLTSVILYVVPEGRVAYWADWHLLGMTKTQWGDVHTTVGTLFLLALLLHIWLNWKPLTHYMKNRTREMVVMTGPMIVSFILVFLVFAGTLIGVPPMSTLLDYGARIKEQATETYGNPPYGHAETSPLKKFCGFLGLDVDMAVTTLHQAGFDSSINENSLIQDIARSRGVSPQHVYDIIRSGQGGDPFSMMPAQPPEGTGKLTVSAVCTTYGLEQEEVLARLGRAGIEAGPASTFKELAGAYDMSPRDIYLIVKGE; this comes from the coding sequence ATGTTCCGAAAAATCACGTCCCTCACCGCGCTTCTTTCCTTCCTGGTCACGACCCTGACCAGCGTGATCCTGTACGTCGTGCCCGAGGGCCGCGTGGCCTACTGGGCCGATTGGCATCTGCTGGGCATGACCAAGACCCAGTGGGGCGACGTGCATACCACGGTGGGAACCCTGTTCCTCCTGGCCCTGCTCCTGCACATCTGGCTCAACTGGAAGCCGCTGACGCACTACATGAAGAACCGGACGCGCGAGATGGTGGTCATGACCGGCCCCATGATCGTCAGCTTCATCCTGGTCTTCCTGGTCTTCGCGGGCACGCTCATCGGCGTGCCGCCCATGAGCACGCTGCTCGACTACGGCGCGCGGATCAAGGAACAGGCCACCGAGACCTACGGCAACCCGCCGTACGGGCACGCCGAGACCAGTCCGCTCAAGAAGTTCTGCGGCTTCCTCGGCCTGGACGTGGACATGGCCGTGACCACCCTGCACCAGGCCGGGTTCGACTCGTCCATCAACGAGAACTCCCTGATCCAGGACATCGCCCGGTCGCGCGGCGTGAGCCCGCAGCACGTCTACGACATCATCCGCTCCGGGCAGGGGGGCGATCCCTTTTCCATGATGCCCGCCCAGCCGCCCGAAGGCACCGGCAAACTGACGGTCTCCGCCGTGTGCACGACCTACGGCCTGGAACAGGAAGAGGTCCTGGCCAGGCTCGGGCGGGCGGGCATCGAGGCCGGCCCGGCGTCCACCTTCAAGGAACTGGCGGGCGCGTACGACATGTCGCCCAGGGACATCTACCTTATCGTCAAGGGCGAGTAG
- the ribD gene encoding bifunctional diaminohydroxyphosphoribosylaminopyrimidine deaminase/5-amino-6-(5-phosphoribosylamino)uracil reductase RibD translates to MSSWQATSASETFMERAVRLARLGRGPTAPNPCVGAVLVRDGAVVAEGWHTKFGKLHAERECLADARSKGVDPRGATMFVTLEPCNHHGKTPPCTEALIEAGVAEVVVGVRDPNPVAAGGVEKLRSHGIEVTVGVLEQTCRDLIDDFLLWQNTHSPYNILKMAATLDGRIAARTRRPEAVSCAESFARVHDLRSRVGAVIVGGNTFYADNPSLTCRKEGLPTDFVQPWGVVVTSRLPEDPSRFTLLRERPERTIFMTSRTAAHSPQADVLRRRGTSVWPLPGRAGALVLSCGFERLRYDCACHYTLCEGGGRFAMALIEQGLADEIVHFVAPRILGDDEAPAAYSGREAPSMAQALDFRIADLEPVGTDLMLTLRSR, encoded by the coding sequence ATGTCTTCATGGCAGGCGACTTCCGCTAGCGAAACGTTCATGGAGCGGGCCGTGCGCCTGGCCCGGCTCGGCCGGGGGCCCACCGCCCCGAACCCGTGCGTCGGGGCCGTGCTGGTCCGCGACGGCGCCGTCGTGGCCGAAGGCTGGCACACGAAGTTCGGCAAGCTCCACGCCGAGCGCGAATGTCTGGCCGACGCCCGCAGCAAGGGCGTGGACCCACGCGGGGCGACCATGTTCGTCACCCTGGAGCCGTGCAACCACCACGGCAAGACCCCGCCGTGCACCGAGGCCCTGATCGAGGCGGGCGTGGCCGAGGTGGTGGTCGGCGTCCGCGACCCCAACCCGGTGGCGGCCGGCGGCGTGGAAAAGCTCCGCAGCCATGGCATCGAGGTCACCGTGGGCGTGCTCGAACAGACATGCCGGGACCTCATCGACGACTTCCTGCTCTGGCAGAACACCCATTCGCCCTACAACATCCTGAAAATGGCGGCCACCCTGGACGGCAGGATCGCGGCCAGGACCCGCAGGCCAGAAGCGGTCTCCTGCGCCGAATCCTTCGCCCGGGTCCACGACCTGCGCTCGAGAGTGGGCGCGGTCATCGTCGGCGGCAACACCTTCTACGCCGACAACCCCAGCCTGACCTGCCGCAAGGAGGGCCTGCCCACCGACTTCGTCCAGCCCTGGGGCGTGGTGGTCACCTCCCGGCTGCCCGAGGACCCGAGCCGCTTCACCCTGCTGCGCGAACGGCCCGAACGAACCATCTTCATGACCTCCAGGACCGCCGCCCACAGCCCCCAGGCCGACGTCCTGCGGCGGCGCGGCACCTCGGTCTGGCCCTTGCCCGGCCGGGCCGGAGCCCTGGTCCTGTCCTGCGGCTTCGAGCGGCTGCGCTACGACTGCGCCTGCCACTACACCCTGTGCGAGGGCGGCGGCCGGTTCGCCATGGCCCTCATCGAACAGGGGCTGGCCGACGAGATCGTCCATTTCGTGGCCCCGCGCATCCTCGGCGACGACGAGGCCCCCGCCGCCTACTCCGGCCGCGAGGCCCCGTCCATGGCCCAGGCCCTGGATTTCCGCATCGCCGACCTGGAGCCCGTGGGCACGGACCTGATGCTCACCCTGCGCAGCCGCTGA
- a CDS encoding deoxycytidylate deaminase yields MPNRLPWTEYFMRIAHLVAQRSTCTRRAVGAIAVRDKRILATGYNGVPTNIAHCEEVGCLRDQLGIPSGERHELCRGLHAEQNVIIQAATNNLDLKGCDIYCTTKPCILCTKMLINCSVQNIYYAENYPDELSEAMLEEAGVNHVFMAGDFR; encoded by the coding sequence ATGCCCAACAGACTGCCCTGGACGGAATATTTCATGCGCATCGCCCACCTGGTGGCCCAGCGCTCCACCTGCACCCGCCGCGCCGTGGGGGCCATCGCCGTGCGCGACAAGCGCATCCTGGCCACCGGCTACAACGGCGTGCCCACCAACATCGCCCACTGCGAAGAGGTCGGCTGCCTGCGCGACCAGCTCGGCATCCCATCCGGAGAGCGCCACGAGCTGTGCCGGGGGCTGCACGCCGAACAGAACGTCATCATCCAGGCCGCCACCAACAACCTGGACCTCAAGGGGTGCGACATCTACTGCACCACCAAGCCCTGCATCCTGTGCACCAAGATGCTCATCAACTGCAGCGTGCAGAACATCTATTACGCCGAAAACTACCCCGACGAGCTGTCCGAGGCCATGCTCGAAGAGGCCGGAGTGAACCATGTCTTCATGGCAGGCGACTTCCGCTAG
- a CDS encoding two-component system sensor histidine kinase NtrB has protein sequence MDVVHPEGREKGPLVALVLALIVLGLGSLYLTWQSIAQQRRIVEDHMVMTGNSILRGVDNNIFRIARTLRMGNQSSTLFRTMTEELFTELAKSDDIEFVTLFNRAGRPIVTSVKKGKHPIFQLPEAVAEDIEPGRAWHVMAEVDKTSVLLSGLQVRSGIAALLGVTGQEGAPSLDQGRMEDMGPGMMFDTTQSQVYLVVGLNAEKHMRQFRQYRQAATYQTGYVFLAAVVLWSLAFAYLRRRGASRKLIRLERFQNKLLDNMPDGLVTLAEDGEILAANRSARQLLAPEPDEESDGGDAESGARGNAAKKGEEGPPQPPEIVGVYWQDFDFGLQTNENQPSGPVEWEQFDYQGRQLEILFLPFQEYGGSDGPDQAQKLVLIRDRTQIRSLEEDLNEAKRLAAIGSLAAGVAHEVRNPLSSLRGFAQLFATKLKGQAPLDQYAAAMVQEADRLNRVVTDLLYLARPRQLDPSFINLAKVGDSLRQLMRFDFEDKLIEPEFDFGPEPVWADPDALRQVLLNLISNSLDAIQGCADCDKPGHVRLVSMRGHKGVWIIVADDGPGMDPIIRDEVFKPFVTGKKTGTGLGLAIVQNIMRAHKGRVIIESEQGRGTEMKLFFPDPQPSADKE, from the coding sequence ATGGATGTAGTTCACCCGGAAGGCAGGGAGAAGGGGCCCCTGGTCGCCCTGGTCCTGGCGCTCATCGTGCTGGGGCTGGGCAGCCTCTACCTGACCTGGCAGTCCATCGCGCAGCAGCGGCGGATCGTCGAGGACCACATGGTCATGACCGGCAACTCCATCCTGCGCGGCGTGGACAACAACATCTTCCGCATCGCCCGCACCCTGCGCATGGGCAACCAGTCCTCGACCCTGTTCCGGACCATGACCGAGGAGCTCTTCACCGAGCTGGCCAAGTCCGACGACATCGAATTCGTGACCCTGTTCAACCGGGCCGGGCGGCCCATCGTCACCTCGGTCAAGAAGGGCAAGCACCCCATCTTCCAGCTGCCCGAGGCCGTGGCCGAGGACATCGAGCCCGGCCGCGCCTGGCACGTCATGGCCGAGGTGGACAAGACCAGCGTGCTCCTGTCCGGGCTCCAGGTCCGCTCCGGCATCGCGGCCCTGCTCGGCGTGACCGGCCAGGAAGGCGCGCCGAGCCTGGACCAGGGCCGCATGGAGGACATGGGGCCGGGCATGATGTTCGACACCACCCAGTCTCAGGTCTACCTGGTGGTCGGCCTGAACGCGGAAAAGCACATGCGCCAGTTCCGCCAGTACCGACAGGCCGCCACCTACCAGACCGGCTACGTCTTTCTGGCCGCCGTGGTCCTCTGGTCCCTGGCGTTCGCCTACCTGCGCCGCCGTGGGGCCAGCCGCAAGCTGATCCGCCTGGAGCGCTTCCAGAACAAGCTTTTGGACAACATGCCCGACGGCCTGGTCACCCTGGCCGAGGACGGCGAAATCCTGGCCGCCAACCGCTCGGCCCGCCAGCTGCTCGCCCCGGAGCCGGACGAGGAATCCGACGGGGGGGACGCCGAGTCTGGGGCCAGGGGCAATGCCGCGAAAAAGGGCGAGGAAGGGCCGCCGCAGCCGCCCGAGATCGTGGGCGTCTACTGGCAGGACTTCGACTTCGGCCTGCAGACCAACGAGAACCAGCCGTCCGGGCCCGTGGAGTGGGAGCAGTTCGACTACCAGGGCCGCCAGCTGGAGATACTTTTCCTGCCCTTCCAGGAATACGGCGGGAGCGACGGGCCGGACCAGGCCCAGAAGCTGGTGCTCATCCGCGACCGTACCCAGATCCGTTCCCTGGAGGAGGACCTGAACGAGGCCAAGCGTCTGGCCGCCATCGGCTCGCTGGCCGCGGGCGTGGCCCACGAAGTGCGCAACCCGCTGTCCTCCCTGCGCGGCTTCGCCCAGCTCTTCGCCACCAAGCTCAAGGGCCAGGCCCCGCTGGACCAGTACGCGGCGGCCATGGTCCAGGAGGCGGACCGCCTCAACCGCGTGGTCACGGACCTGCTCTACCTGGCCCGGCCGCGCCAGCTGGACCCGTCCTTCATCAACTTGGCCAAGGTCGGCGACTCCCTTCGCCAGCTCATGCGCTTCGACTTCGAGGACAAGCTCATCGAGCCGGAGTTCGACTTCGGGCCCGAGCCGGTCTGGGCCGACCCGGACGCGCTCCGGCAGGTCCTGCTCAATCTCATTTCCAACAGCCTGGACGCCATCCAGGGCTGCGCCGACTGCGACAAGCCCGGCCACGTCCGGCTGGTCTCCATGCGCGGCCACAAAGGCGTCTGGATCATCGTGGCCGACGACGGGCCGGGCATGGACCCGATCATCCGGGACGAGGTGTTCAAGCCCTTCGTCACCGGCAAGAAGACCGGCACCGGGCTGGGGCTGGCCATCGTCCAGAACATCATGCGCGCCCACAAGGGCCGGGTAATCATCGAATCCGAACAGGGCCGGGGGACCGAGATGAAGCTCTTCTTCCCGGATCCGCAGCCTTCGGCAGATAAGGAATAG
- a CDS encoding Spy/CpxP family protein refolding chaperone — protein sequence MSKNSFTISALAAVLVLGMAAFAAAGPNAGRGFAGPCGGPGFGAAYSQLTPEKQAEVKAVVDKYQPQFEAVRNQIWAKRSVLQAMINGGQADEKAITKLVTDISGLRNKMRDLRGTMSDELVKTTGIAAFGACPGPGYGRDFDGDGPFQGRGMGGQGMMDGHGMYGHGMGRGMY from the coding sequence ATGTCCAAGAATTCCTTCACAATATCGGCCCTGGCAGCGGTTCTGGTCCTGGGCATGGCCGCGTTCGCGGCGGCAGGTCCCAATGCGGGCCGGGGCTTTGCAGGCCCGTGCGGCGGACCGGGCTTCGGCGCGGCGTACAGCCAGCTGACCCCCGAGAAGCAGGCCGAGGTCAAGGCCGTGGTCGACAAGTACCAGCCCCAGTTCGAGGCCGTCCGCAACCAGATCTGGGCCAAGCGGTCCGTGCTCCAGGCCATGATCAACGGCGGCCAGGCCGACGAGAAGGCCATCACCAAGCTGGTCACCGACATCTCCGGCCTGCGCAACAAGATGCGCGACCTGCGCGGGACCATGTCCGACGAGCTGGTCAAGACCACCGGCATCGCGGCCTTCGGCGCCTGCCCCGGACCGGGGTACGGCCGTGATTTCGACGGCGACGGTCCCTTCCAGGGGCGCGGCATGGGCGGCCAGGGCATGATGGACGGCCACGGCATGTACGGGCACGGCATGGGCCGGGGCATGTACTAG
- a CDS encoding substrate-binding periplasmic protein, whose amino-acid sequence MMVTSLIAVPLFVCLVLASPGLAHETGDPAEGLTYLTEEFRPLNYTENGRPAGLSVALLKLIWQEMRVPEQPIQVMPWPRIYNSARLDHRVVIFSMYRTAERADGFKWVGPIVKGRLSLFALRSRHLEAKSLKDMVGLRIASLRDIAAASKMLGAGFPLVYTSSAQHAFQLLESGRVDAIALDEFKFRQTLANMDASPDAFETALVLSEDSLYYAFSRDAPDDLVARFQRALDAIVKRPVYRNLLNFYVY is encoded by the coding sequence ATGATGGTAACCAGCCTCATCGCCGTGCCGCTGTTCGTCTGCCTGGTCCTGGCATCGCCGGGACTGGCGCATGAAACGGGCGATCCCGCCGAGGGACTCACCTATCTGACCGAGGAGTTCAGACCCCTGAACTATACGGAAAACGGCAGGCCCGCCGGGCTGTCCGTGGCTCTGCTCAAGCTGATCTGGCAGGAAATGCGCGTCCCGGAACAACCCATCCAGGTCATGCCCTGGCCACGCATCTACAACAGCGCCCGGCTGGACCACCGTGTGGTCATCTTCTCCATGTACCGGACCGCCGAGCGGGCGGACGGCTTCAAATGGGTCGGGCCCATCGTCAAGGGCAGGCTGTCCCTGTTCGCCCTGCGCTCCCGGCACCTCGAGGCCAAATCGCTCAAGGACATGGTCGGCCTGAGGATCGCCTCCCTGCGCGACATCGCGGCGGCCTCCAAGATGCTCGGGGCCGGTTTCCCCCTGGTCTACACCTCCAGTGCCCAACACGCCTTCCAGCTCCTTGAATCGGGCCGCGTGGACGCCATCGCCCTGGACGAATTCAAGTTCCGGCAGACCCTGGCGAACATGGACGCCTCGCCCGACGCCTTCGAGACGGCCCTGGTCCTGAGCGAGGACTCCCTGTACTACGCCTTCAGCCGGGACGCCCCGGACGATCTGGTGGCCCGGTTCCAGCGGGCCCTGGACGCGATCGTCAAGCGGCCGGTCTACCGCAACCTGCTCAACTTCTACGTATACTGA